cagcagactcactgctgagcgcagagcctgacatggggctggatcccacgaccccaagatcatgacttgagctaaaaccaagagtcagatgctcaaccaactgagccactcaggtgcccccaggggtTGCAATTTTAAAGTTAGGTTACAGACAGCCTCgttgaggaggtgacatttaagaaAGACTTaaactatactatatgttggcgaattgaaatttttttttaaaaaaagacttaaactggggatccctgagtagctcagcggtttagcgcttgccttcggcccagggcgcgatcctggagtcccgggatcgagtctcgagtcgggctcctgcatggagcctgcttctctctcctcctgtgtctctgcctctctctctctctctctctgtgtgtctatcatgaataaataaataaatctttaaaaaaactatataaaaaaagacttaaactGAGTTAGGAAAAAGGAAGCTATGCATGTACCCAGGGAAAGCATGTTATAGGCAGAGAGCGCGGTTACCCTAAGATGGGATCACTCTGAGGGTGTTTCAAGAAGCCCAGGAAGATCAGTGTGGTGAGAGCACAGTGAAGGAGCAAGAAAATTAGGAGGAGGTGAAATCGGGAGGTAACTTGTTTTACTGTTACTGATTTATAGGCCAAAACCTTCTGGATCTGGTCAAAATTAGGCCTTCAAGGAACccttctgtcttgttcactgtggCCTCCCCACTGCCAAGTACAGAACCTGGCATAGAACAGCcaacaaatgtgtgtgtgagtgagcaaTATCAAGACCATTTATGGAGTGCTTCCTATGTGCTATTCTTGGGGCTGAGCTTTGCATCTCTACTTTCCTCAGCCCTagccctggggaggaggagaaatgggCCCTTAAGTATCTATCATCTCAGAGAGCcatggggaaagggaaaaggatgtTGCAAATGGTGGTATTTTAGACACTTCATAGAATGGACTTACTCTGTGAGGAGATTGCTCTTACGATCAATGAACTTGAGAGCTTCTGCCAGTGTCAACTCCAGGAAAAAACCATATCCGAGCGCCACATAGATTCGTGAAGTGTCTGGGCTGAGGAAACAATGGTTAGAGGAAGTGGGGGAAGTCTTTATTACTGTTTAGCATACTATACAGTttattggcaatttttttttactccactcctcccaccttccccaaATTAGAAGCTCTGAGAGGGCAGGGGTTTTGTCCTATTCGATTCACTGTCACATCCCCggcacctagcacagtgtctggtacatagcaaatactcaaaaaaaaatatttgttgcatgaagGAAGGGGGAAGCTGAGCCCTGTGGGCTCAGAGGGGCAGGTAGACACTCACACAACTGTGTCAACGAAGAAGTTACAGCCCAAATCCACCTGCATATATAACTCCGAGGGGTTAGCTTCCTGTGGGGCCAGGGAAAAAGAGGTAGGGGTCAGTGGTCACCTTTCAGGTCAGCTGACAGGTTTTGGTCTGGGgtctctcctcccatccccctcccttgCCCAAACACATCAAAATGGTCCCTAACCTTGGCTGTTTTTACCTGAAGCCGCTCAATGACATTTCTCAGTTGAAGGTATTTGGCCAGCTGCTCATATACCTTGTCGCGATGGTCCAGCACTTTTCTGATGGGACAAGAGGAAAATGGTGACCAACAGGAAGCCCTGGACCTGTCAGAATACCTCATATTATGACTGAGACCCTCATGTCACCATGCCTTAAAGAAGCATTTTAGTGCAGAAGTTGATTTGAATTGTGAGTCAGACTGCTTGGGTTTGAATCTAGGCTCTCCTttttactagttgtgtgacttc
The nucleotide sequence above comes from Canis lupus dingo isolate Sandy chromosome X, ASM325472v2, whole genome shotgun sequence. Encoded proteins:
- the UXT gene encoding protein UXT isoform X3, producing the protein MATPPKRRAVEATGEKVLRYEAFICDVLQQDLRKVLDHRDKVYEQLAKYLQLRNVIERLQVKTAKEANPSELYMQVDLGCNFFVDTVVPDTSRIYVALGYGFFLELTLAEALKFIDRKSNLLTELSDSLTKDSMNIKAHIHMLLEGLRELQGLQNFPETPHY
- the UXT gene encoding protein UXT isoform X1 encodes the protein MATPPKRRAVEATGEKVLRYEAFICDVLQQDLRSRASCWSPFSSCPIRKVLDHRDKVYEQLAKYLQLRNVIERLQVKTAKEANPSELYMQVDLGCNFFVDTVVPDTSRIYVALGYGFFLELTLAEALKFIDRKSNLLTELSDSLTKDSMNIKAHIHMLLEGLRELQGLQNFPETPHY
- the UXT gene encoding protein UXT isoform X5, whose protein sequence is MATPPKRRAVEATGEKVLRYEAFICDVLQQDLRSRASCWSPFSSCPIRKVLDHRDKVYEQLAKYLQLRNVIERLQVKTAKEANPSELYMQVDLGCNFFVDTVVPDTSRIYVALGYGFFLELTLAEALKFIDRKSNLLTEKRNIA
- the UXT gene encoding protein UXT isoform X4; protein product: MATPPKRRAVEATGEKVLRYEAFICDVLQQDLRKVLDHRDKVYEQLAKYLQLRNVIERLQEANPSELYMQVDLGCNFFVDTVVPDTSRIYVALGYGFFLELTLAEALKFIDRKSNLLTELSDSLTKDSMNIKAHIHMLLEGLRELQGLQNFPETPHY
- the UXT gene encoding protein UXT isoform X2, producing the protein MATPPKRRAVEATGEKVLRYEAFICDVLQQDLRSRASCWSPFSSCPIRKVLDHRDKVYEQLAKYLQLRNVIERLQEANPSELYMQVDLGCNFFVDTVVPDTSRIYVALGYGFFLELTLAEALKFIDRKSNLLTELSDSLTKDSMNIKAHIHMLLEGLRELQGLQNFPETPHY